A genomic stretch from Phycisphaerae bacterium includes:
- a CDS encoding malectin domain-containing carbohydrate-binding protein gives MRARRSASTVPVGFKPVGSDVPDLMLMAAALVCLVTGAARAADVLKQYYAHPTVEDGNGVIAPWYQGQNGQFDERMQIAVDIYKRYPWTKPGQAVIPAPHIVYNTHWKIDNDGTISIPPTQPWMCGDLSQRAFSIIRGLSEYYRYSGDPIAFVYVPITVDYILDYCLTDPDHAWPSFPIATPTKGIGYRKADPNVPNQLDLCAYVGLEVLRAHKLLGNERYLQAARHWGDVFAEKCNFSDPQMPPWSRYMSPEYMLWSDELTGSTTLITEFLDALIDMGYEGKDGLIVKARDAGRAYVIDQILPRWIDNEAWGRHYWDVEGDWISGGASWICGYFLDHPEAFPNWRNDVRNILSLVFNRNCVDPASRGEVYSGAWAFPESFVCCGTSLSYNQYTYAAPLIQLGELAEDEWAREVGRRMLMMATYDSRENGVVLDGLAGNVVAAADWLNLAHPWPLCQILAAMAWRPETYGPSRENHVMRTKSVVTSVNYDKGVVRYSTFDAPAGNIDVLRLAFEPQSVSADGKALAKRADLKENGFTAERLPDGDCIVSIRHDGAKNVSVRGDDPQEVANDDAFSYTGQWSTVRMDGAREGSLHVATDAGAALTFTFTGNQFRLIGTVDDKGGLADVYIDGQKQMAPLDCWNPKPRHQQLIYRKGGLADGKHEIRIVARGEKNPLSAGSGIYVDGIQYSAATGKSNFGEGGGPTTAQRLILGYTGRNDYVDSQGRSWRPGTEFVVRLGASVDAVARTWFTDRRSLYIGNTPDPELYRYGVHAQEFCVNLTVGPGRYRVGLHFADTNTRSILRVLVNDEQVIEKMKIAEAAGGIFRACNRWFGGISPKNGVIEIRFIGCDKTEACAQAIEVEPEATDSGNGGS, from the coding sequence ATGCGAGCAAGGCGTTCGGCTTCCACGGTGCCCGTCGGGTTCAAGCCGGTTGGCTCAGACGTTCCGGACCTCATGCTGATGGCCGCGGCACTGGTCTGCCTGGTCACAGGGGCGGCCCGGGCCGCCGACGTTCTCAAACAGTACTACGCTCACCCCACGGTCGAGGATGGCAACGGCGTCATCGCTCCCTGGTATCAGGGACAGAACGGCCAATTCGACGAACGAATGCAGATCGCCGTCGATATCTACAAGCGATACCCCTGGACCAAGCCGGGTCAGGCCGTGATACCCGCTCCGCATATTGTCTACAACACGCACTGGAAGATCGACAACGACGGCACGATATCGATTCCGCCGACGCAACCGTGGATGTGCGGCGACCTGAGCCAGAGGGCGTTCAGCATCATTCGCGGCCTCTCGGAGTACTACCGGTACAGCGGTGACCCAATCGCCTTCGTATATGTTCCAATTACCGTGGACTACATTCTCGACTATTGCCTCACCGACCCGGACCATGCCTGGCCGAGTTTTCCAATCGCCACCCCCACCAAGGGCATCGGATACCGGAAAGCCGATCCCAATGTACCGAATCAGTTGGATCTCTGCGCGTACGTTGGCCTTGAAGTATTGCGGGCGCACAAGCTTCTGGGCAACGAACGCTACCTGCAAGCCGCCAGGCACTGGGGCGACGTCTTCGCCGAAAAATGCAACTTCTCCGATCCGCAGATGCCGCCGTGGAGCCGCTATATGAGCCCTGAATATATGCTCTGGTCCGATGAGCTTACCGGCAGCACGACGTTGATCACCGAGTTTCTTGATGCCCTGATCGACATGGGCTACGAAGGCAAGGACGGCTTGATCGTCAAGGCACGAGATGCCGGGCGTGCCTATGTGATCGATCAGATTCTGCCCCGCTGGATCGACAACGAGGCGTGGGGGCGGCACTACTGGGACGTCGAGGGCGACTGGATCTCGGGCGGCGCTTCCTGGATTTGCGGGTACTTCCTGGATCATCCGGAGGCCTTTCCAAATTGGCGGAACGACGTCCGCAACATCCTGTCGCTTGTCTTCAATCGCAATTGTGTCGACCCGGCCTCCCGCGGCGAAGTCTACAGCGGCGCGTGGGCGTTTCCCGAGTCGTTTGTCTGTTGCGGAACTTCGTTGTCCTATAACCAATACACGTACGCGGCACCTTTGATACAGCTCGGAGAGCTGGCCGAAGACGAGTGGGCACGCGAGGTCGGGCGACGGATGCTCATGATGGCGACTTACGACAGCCGCGAGAACGGCGTCGTCCTGGACGGACTGGCGGGCAACGTGGTCGCAGCGGCCGACTGGCTCAATCTGGCCCATCCCTGGCCCCTGTGCCAGATTCTTGCGGCCATGGCCTGGCGTCCCGAAACCTACGGCCCCAGCCGCGAAAACCACGTGATGCGAACAAAGTCCGTGGTCACGTCTGTCAACTACGATAAGGGTGTGGTCCGCTACTCGACGTTCGATGCCCCGGCGGGCAACATCGATGTCTTGCGGCTCGCTTTCGAGCCGCAGTCGGTATCAGCGGACGGTAAGGCATTGGCAAAACGCGCCGACCTGAAGGAAAACGGCTTTACGGCTGAACGACTGCCCGACGGCGACTGCATCGTGAGCATCCGTCACGACGGAGCCAAGAATGTCAGTGTCCGCGGTGATGACCCGCAGGAAGTCGCCAACGACGATGCCTTCTCATACACCGGGCAGTGGAGCACGGTTCGGATGGACGGAGCCCGGGAGGGCTCGCTGCACGTGGCAACTGACGCGGGCGCGGCGCTGACGTTCACATTCACGGGAAACCAGTTCCGTCTGATCGGGACAGTCGACGACAAGGGCGGACTGGCGGATGTGTACATCGACGGGCAGAAGCAGATGGCCCCGCTCGACTGCTGGAATCCCAAGCCCAGGCACCAGCAGCTCATCTACCGCAAGGGAGGACTGGCCGATGGGAAGCACGAAATCCGAATCGTTGCCAGAGGCGAGAAGAACCCGCTGTCTGCCGGCTCCGGCATCTATGTGGACGGAATCCAGTATTCGGCCGCGACGGGCAAGAGCAATTTCGGTGAGGGCGGCGGCCCTACCACCGCACAAAGACTGATCCTCGGTTACACGGGCCGAAACGACTACGTCGATTCGCAGGGCCGTTCCTGGCGGCCTGGAACCGAGTTCGTCGTACGTCTCGGGGCCTCGGTGGACGCCGTCGCCCGCACGTGGTTCACCGATCGCCGGAGCTTGTACATCGGTAACACGCCGGACCCGGAACTCTATCGCTACGGCGTCCATGCCCAGGAATTCTGCGTGAACCTGACGGTCGGCCCGGGCCGGTATCGTGTGGGCCTGCACTTCGCAGACACAAACACGAGGAGCATCCTTCGCGTGTTGGTCAACGATGAGCAGGTGATCGAGAAGATGAAGATCGCCGAGGCCGCGGGGGGAATCTTCCGGGCGTGCAATCGTTGGTTCGGCGGCATCAGTCCCAAGAACGGCGTGATCGAGATCCGATTCATCGGTTGCGACAAGACGGAAGCCTGTGCCCAGGCGATCGAGGTGGAGCCCGAGGCTACGGATTCCGGCAACGGCGGTTCGTGA